One Dromiciops gliroides isolate mDroGli1 chromosome 3, mDroGli1.pri, whole genome shotgun sequence DNA segment encodes these proteins:
- the ZBTB48 gene encoding telomere zinc finger-associated protein yields MMDGSFVQHSVRVLQELNKQREKGQYCDATLDVGGLVFKAHWSVLACCSHFFQSLYGDGTVGSISLPADFAEIFGLLLDFFYTGHLALTAGNRDKVLLAARELRVPEVVELCQSFKAQDLVGQELASLETSIPEDVNGHLKGPPDSEEEEVARAFYTGLNAQQPCSPQSPHGAKPSPPRQRESPSSPHERLQQALKPSTPTSPGDKEPQDCKDPQRPLKAGGVLLQAGSNEWEVVVQVEDEADGDDISETETVRTTRKSDTVPKPGALEPALSLGPPVTEPPGTRKGTAVPVECPTCHKKFLSKYYLKVHNRKHTGEKPFECPKCGKCYFRKENLLEHEARNCLNRSEQVFTCSVCQETFRRRMELRIHMVSHTGEMPYKCSSCSQQFMQKKDLQSHMIKLHGAPKPHACPTCAKCFLSRTELQLHEAFKHRGEKLFVCEECGHRASSRNGLQMHIKAKHRNERPYVCEFCSHAFTQKANLNMHLRTHTGEKPFQCHLCGKTFRTQASLDKHHRTHTGERPFSCEFCEQRFTEKGPLLRHVASRHQEGRPHFCQICGKTFKAVEQLRVHVRRHKGVRKFECTECGYKFTRQAHLRRHMEIHDRVENYNPRQRKLRNLVIEDEKMVVVALQPPPDLEMGSAEVIVESLTQGGLTSQLPGQRLCTDENFSSTDVIEQSLIITATIPEDCDS; encoded by the exons ATGATGGATGGCTCTTTTGTCCAGCACAGTGTGCGGGTTCTACAGGAGCTCAACAAACAGCGTGAGAAGGGCCAATACTGTGACGCCACCCTGGATGTGGGCGGCCTGGTGTTCAAGGCCCACTGGAGCGTCCTGGCCTGCTGCAGCCACTTCTTCCAAAGCCTCTATGGTGATGGCACGGTGGGTAGCATCAGCCTCCCTGCCGACTTTGCTGAGATCTTCGGCCTCTTGCTGGACTTTTTCTACACTGGCCACCTTGCCCTCACTGCAGGAAACCGAGATAAGGTGCTCCTGGCGGCAAGGGAGCTTCGGGTGCCTGAGGTCGTGGAGTTGTGCCAAAGCTTCAAGGCACAGGACTTGGTGGGGCAGGAGCTGGCCAGCTTGGAGACATCCATCCCTGAGGATGTGAATGGTCATCTCAAGGGGCCACCGGActctgaagaagaagaagtggcCAGGGCTTTCTACACAGGCCTTAATGCTCAGCAACCCTGCTCTCCCCAGAGCCCTCACGGGGCCAAACCGAGTCCCCCTAGACAGAGGGAGAGCCCCTCCTCTCCCCATGAGAGACTCCAGCAAGCCCTGAAGCCCAGCACCCCAACCAGTCCTGGGGACAAGGAGCCTCAAGACTGTAAAGACCCCCAGAGACCCCTGAAGGCAGGAGGGGTCCTGCTGCAGGCTGGTAGTAATGAG TGGGAAGTGGTGGTCCAAGTTGAGGACGAAGCCGATGGAGATGACATTTCTGAAACAGAGACTGTACGAACCACGAGGAAGTCAGACACAGTCCCAAAGCCTGGTGCTCTGGAGCCAGCCCTGAGCCTGGGGCCCCCAGTCACTGAGCCCCCCGGGACCAGAAAAGGTACAGCTGTGCCGGTTGAATGCCCCACATGTCATAAAAAGTTCCTCAGCAAATATTATCTAAAAGTCCACAACAG GAAACACACCGGAGAGAAGCCCTTTGAGTGCCCCAAATGTGGCAAGTGCTACTTCAGGAAAGAGAATCTCCTGGAGCACGAAGCTCGCAATTGCCTGAACCGCTCAGAGCAG GTATTTACTTGCTCAGTGTGCCAGGAGACGTTCCGGCGGAGGATGGAGTTGCGTATTCACATGGTGTCCCACACTGGGGAAATGCCCTACAAG TGTTCATCCTGCTCACAACAATTCATGCAGAAGAAAGACTTGCAGAGCCACATGATCAAGCTGCACGGGGCCCCCAAGCCCCACGCG TGTCCCACCTGCGCCAAATGCTTCCTGTCTCGAACAGAGCTTCAGTTACATGAAGCCTTCAAGCATCGAGGAGAGAAGCTCTTTGTGTGTGAGGAATGCGGGCACCGAGCCTCCAGCCGCAACGGGCTCCAGATGCACATCAAGGCCAAGCACAG GAATGAGCGGCCATACGTCTGTGAGTTCTGCAGCCACGCCTTCACGCAGAAGGCCAATCTGAACATGCACCTGCGCACACACACTGGGGAAAAGCCCTTCCAGTGTCACCTTTGTGGCAAAACCTTCCGCACACAAG CCAGCCTGGACAAGCACCACCGGACGCACACGGGCGAACGGCCCTTCAGCTGCGAGTTCTGTGAGCAGCGCTTCACGGAGAAGGGGCCGCTGCTGAGACACGTGGCCAGCCGCCACCAGGAAGGCCGGCCCCACTTCTGCCAGATCTGTGGGAAAACTTTCAAAG cCGTGGAACAGCTGCGAGTGCACGTGCGGAGACACAAGGGTGTGAGGAAGTTTGAATGCACTGAGTGTGGCTACAAATTCACACGGCAG GCCCACCTGCGCCGGCACATGGAGATCCATGACCGAGTAGAAAATTACAATCCCCGTCAGAGGAAACTTCGGAACCTGGTCATCGAGGATGAGAAGATGGTCGTGGTGGCCCTGCAGCCACCCCCAGACCTGGAGATGGGCTCTGCTGAGGTTATTGTAGAGTCTCTGACACAAGGCGGACTGACTTCCCAGCTCCCTGGCCAGAGACTTTGTACAGATGAGAATTTTTCTAGCACAGATGTCATTGAGCAGTCGCTCATCATCACCGCCACCATCCCAGAAGACTGTGACTCATAG